One genomic window of Camelina sativa cultivar DH55 chromosome 5, Cs, whole genome shotgun sequence includes the following:
- the LOC104787723 gene encoding uncharacterized protein LOC104787723 gives MAASSGSGLEGHKDDLSSSAVDGEMYIDMEEDMDLTEDDFRNVSGQFSGETSTVEVKDAVNVSVETVKVDVSSKSGVKRSRTTFDEQQPSVHVTYKHLTRASKQKLESLLQQWSEWEAEQNSLSEDQEQQVLESGDETYFPALRVGLQKTSSVSFWFDYQTGDNSSKKLVPVESSTTPLYNRGFTIGLDSAGGSNNLEGGLEIIDDPPRCFNCGAYSHSLRECPKPFDRLAVSNARRQHKSKRNQNPGSRLPSRYYESPQVGKYDGLKPGSLDAETRQLLGLKELDPPPWLHRMREIGYPPGYFAVEEDHLSGITIFGEEETKEEEEEVKMEDGEILEKANPQEPRKIMTVGFPGINAPIPENADSWLWEQRNNTAHSYYHDHRRPQDYRDQTGPPGVALSSSYPPRYGVRYDHGFVSGLRSPGSELSESERVKSYYYSLYDPNFK, from the exons atggcAGCTTCTAGCGGCTCTGGTTTGGAAGGTCACAAAGATGACCTCAGTTCTTCTG CTGTGGATGGGGAAATGTATATAGACATGGAGGAAGACATGGACCTAACGGAAGATGATTTCAGAAATGTGTCTGGCCAGTTTTCAGGGGAAACATCGACAGTGGAGGTTAAGGATGCTGTCAATGTGAGTGTTGAAACCGTGAAAGTGGATGTTAGTT CTAAATCTGGTGTTAAAAGATCCAGAACAACCTTCGACGAACAGCAACCTTCAGTCCATGTTACTTATAAACACTTAACAAG AGCTAGTAAGCAGAAGCTGGAAAGTTTATTACAGCAATGGTCAGAATGGGAGGCAGAACAAAATTCTTTGTCTGAG GATCAAGAACAACAAGTACTAGAATCTGGTGATGAGACATATTTTCCTGCTTTGCGTGTGGGATTGCAAAAGACATCATCTGTA TCATTTTGGTTTGACTACCAAACTGGTGACAATTCTTCGAAGAAGTTAGTTCCTGTGGAAAGTAGCACCACCCCTCTTTATAACCGTGGATTTACAATTGGTTTAGATTCAGCCGGTGGTTCAAATAACTTGGAAGG AGGCTTGGAGATTATTGATGACCCTCCACGCTGCTTCAATTGCGGCGCATACAGTCATTCCTTGAGAGAATGTCCAAAGCCTTTTGATCGATTAGCAGTTAGTAATGCTCGGAGGCAacataaaagcaaaagaaatcaGAATCCTGGATCCCGTCTACCGTCCCGATATTATGAGAGCCCTCAAGTTggtaaatatgatggcttgaagcCCGGGTCACTTGATGCAGAGACACGTCAGCTTCTCGGTCTAAAG GAACTCGACCCTCCTCCATGGCTTCACAGAATGCGAGAGATTGGATATCCACCAGGATATTTTG CTGTAGAAGAAGATCATCTCTCGGGAATCACTATATTTGGTGAGGAAGAgactaaagaagaagaggaagaagttaaGATGGAGGACGGTGAAATCTTGGAAAAAGCAAACCCTCAAGAGCCAAGAAAGATAATGACAGTTGGGTTTCCCGGGATTAACGCACCCATTCCAGAAAACGCAGATTCGTGGCTATGGGAACAGAGGAATAACACAGCACATAGTTATTATCATGATCACCGTCGACCACAGGACTATAGAGACCAGACAGGCCCTCCAGGTGTTGCACTGTCTTCGAGCTATCCTCCAAGGTATGGCGTTAGATATGATCACGGGTTCGTTTCAGGACTAAGAAGCCCAGGATCCGAACTATCGGAATCCGAAAGAGTTAAGAGCTATTATTACTCTTTGTATGATCCAAATTTCAAGTAG